The following nucleotide sequence is from Salvia miltiorrhiza cultivar Shanhuang (shh) chromosome 7, IMPLAD_Smil_shh, whole genome shotgun sequence.
tgataaagTGTCAAGGCCCTGCTGAAGTCTGTGTCTTGGATATTATAAGCGATCTATGGGTACCATTTGGTTATAATTTGCTTGGCGTAGAGATTTCCTAAGAACGTTCCCAGAACTGCATCTCTAGGATTTGTAATCCTCTTGTCGCATATTGCAATATCAATTGGTAAGTCAATTCCTTTTGAAAGTGCGGATTTGATTACCAGTtggattgctccaatatgaatccactTCATCGTTGTTGCGACTGATAGCTTCATCTTCGCGAGGTCTCCTCGCACATCTTTGGCCGTAACCAATTGGATTTCCACTTGATTACCCGTTAACTCGATTGGAAGCGACATCTCCCGGCTTGTAATACCGAAATGTACATGATGCTTCCTTCTGAATGGTATCAAACTTTGCATAGCTTGATCGATTCTTCCTCTTGAGAATCCCTGGTATAATTGTATACTCAGGTTTTTGTTCCTGATTTTACCACCATTTTGTTGTGGGATCAGGGAATGGATGGAATATCTCTCCTGATCTTTATGTTGGATGTGGATAACTTCTTCATTCtcagtctgactcgtctccagATGATCCATCAGACATGTCCGAATCTTCAAAACTGAAGATTTCTTCTTGttcgtatatactctcatcagaagatatatcttcgaactgatacacCGATATCAATTCTCGGTTGTAGATGGCAtattcgatatccggtgtggattcgaatctcctcATCCCTATTTTCTCGTTGTCAGGGCAATTGGTTGAGATATGCCCCTTTACACCGCACGTCCAacagttgcaatccttgaaactttcatttgttttgtcttgagtacgcctgaaagtttttctcaccAGAGTTCGTTTTTTAGATGGAAACCAGCTTCTTGATGGTCCACCCCTCTGGCCTGACTTGTAAGAACGGGCCTTCTGCTTAAACCACATGGTTTTAGGTTTCCAACCTCGCCTTGCTCTTGGTTATTTAGCGTAGGGCTGGAACCTgttcttcttgttcttctttATTTGATAAGGGACTTCCCCTCTGATTTCTGTTGGAAGGTCAATGTTGTCACAGATCAAAGGAGTTCCTTGGTTGATCCGTCTCAATTTTTTGAGATTCTTTTGGATCGCAGCTTGCTGGCACCACTCTGACAGCTTTCggtggacataagacatccttaTCCCAATACTGTCGATGGGATATGCCCCTGGTGACTTGTATTAATGGATGAACATTtctctccatggacttggaaacttcaGAAAGAAGAGTTCCATGGAGAATTTTTCATCTACTTGCCCTGCATTAAAATATAGGGCGCAAAGGCGTAGGAATTCGTCCAACGCTTTGGGCTCTAAAACAACCAGTTTTAGGCTCAAGAATGCTTCGCCATATTTTTCGCTTCTCCTCTCCTGTTTCATCGTAAAATCCTTTTCCAAGGAAGTGATCCTTGATTGCTATTGTCGCAATTCTGACGATCTCTAGGGAAGAATTTCTTTTAAACAATTCATTCTTGTGTTGGATAGCTGTGTTTTCCTAGTATTGCTTCGTCATTTCAGAAAAACTTGCCTTAAAGATTCTGATGAATTCTTCCTTGTTATACTCAATTGCCGTAATGGCAACTTTCATTAAGGATGCCCATTCATCAATGAGCGTCTCCCAATCTCGGAATCTTGCTCCGTCAAgattgagaatcaatccatatgggTGGATTGGTTCCAATATAACCTTCCCAACAGGATTATCCTGCGTCTTTGGTCTTGGTCTCCTTCTTCTGGAACTAGGACCGTATGCATGCTCATAGTTCTGGGGACCCTTACTTGCTGGCTCCACCAGTGGTGGTACCTCACGTGGTGGATCTCCTTGTGGTGGCACTTTGACCTTTGGTGCGggatctccttggttcatcttcagatataccatattgaggttagcaaaagattcggctaactcttgtagatcatCCAACTTGATTCTCTCAAGGTTATTCATGATTTTTCCCTTTTAAGAATCGAGCTGCCGCGTCATGCAATCTTTTATCGTTTGCATCGAGTGGTAAGGGATAGGTTGGATCTTTGGACCATGGATTTTTCTGAATTCTTTCGGAACATgattttcgcctttcgatctcctctaCATTCTTCTTGATATCACGCAAGAGAGTCAGGATTTCCTCTTGCTTGGTTGATATCCGACTCATCTCCATTGGAATGTCATATAGCTTGTTGCCATAAAATTCCACCGTTTTTTGAATCTCTCGTAATTCAATTTTTTCGGAAGAATTTGGCTTGATTGGCTGGTACGTCCGGTAAGTGGTACTGGCCTTGTCCTTATGTTCCATTagtcgtgggacggatggatgTCAGCTCTGGCTTGTTCAACCATCGCTCTGGTCTCGACGATTTCCAATAGGTGGTCATGATAGAATCTAATACTCGTGATGATATCACGAATAATATTCTCATCTTCCCATCGACGAATATTCGTTacgaggactcgattgttccattTGAACTCGTCTAGTAGACAAGTGGTTTCTCTCTCCAAATGTTGGAGAGAATTCATGTATACCATACATCTCGGACAAGtgtccggatccataatttttaaatggaatctcctcccacataggttaattacaaaataaattaaatataatataattcatcAATAAAAACCTGCTTTGATACCAATTTTCGAAGCACGGATTAATGTATAAAATGAAGTaaagagaattttcttaagctTACTTGTCCATAGCAAATTAAGAGTGGAAATAGCAATTCTGGACATAGTAAAATTAAGAGTGGGAATAGCCTAGGGGTATGGATGACAATTAGGGTATAAAATGCTTTTATTTATAAAAGTGGGCATTTTAAACATACAACTTAAGGATTGGGGCATTTTTGCATGTTATCACAATTCAAATTAGTGTTatgtattaaataaaatttaaaatttaaataatttatgtatACTTTAGaattatgattaattttattttgggaTTTGGGATAATAAACGCGTATTTGTGATACTAAGAAAAATAAAGTTTCATGACATTAATTTTCATGTCATTTTTGTACTACTATCGCTATCGGTGaccaaaacccaacaatatagATATCATATCAGTAGAGAGCTATTATCAAGAGGTTTTCAACAGTATATTCcaatgggtaaatatcataaaaacccctgaagtatacccggtttatcaaaaatactctgaaactttcaaaatgttctctaaaccctcaaactatcagatttttatcaaatatatcccgcatttatTTTCCGATCACCAAagacgtgatgtggctcgccggatgccatagtgtaatttatatttagtttttttaaaatgcaataacaaaaacgacgtcatttcgtaccatattatttaaaaaaattcactctgaaatttaaaatggactcctatcgtgtttgaaattcatgctaataacctagaattagggataaacgcggtagaatatggtacgaaacgaagtcgttttttccatgtcattttaaaaaatagaatataaattacactgtggcatccggcgagctacatcacgttttttgtaaccaaaaaataaatgcaggatatatttgataaaaacctgatagtttgagggtttagaaaacattttgaaagtttcagggtatttttgataaaatgggtatagttcaggggttttcatgatatttaccctattcCAATTGCCCATGAGACTCCAAATAATCAAGTTATTGGTCAACGAACTTTTGGACTCACATTAAATTCCAAAAAATTTAAagtttatactatattttttgaccaaaaagGTAGATGAggttaaaaacaaaaatttgacCACAATTCCTATATTTATAGGAAATGAACCcaataaattatactataaaCATTTTAGTTAAAAAAAGTTATGTTACCTTAATTCTTATTTGTTCTTTATGTGCCGTTCTTGCTTCTCTTCAAGTGCCGcgtcttcttcttatttttttcatcttCTGCAAccttttttttatagataatttttattcttatttttatattatatttttttgacaTCATTACAAAGTCTGTTAGAAAGGGATTTTGAGAAGAGTGCTTTACCATTTCTTATTGGCATCAATTTTAAGACAAACGtcggagattttttttttttttcattccaGGTTTTAGACCCAAATTCGAAAAACCCTTTACCAGATGACCCCAAATTACCTTATTCGACGTATATATCAAAGACTTTTTTGGCATCATTTCAGAAAATTCAAGCACCTATCGACATAGCACAATTAACCCAAACCAAATATGCTTTCACCGACGAATTTCAGACCTAAACGGGATCATGCAATACATTACAAACACGAAGGAATTTACCATCTTTCAATAGCTTTTAGTTAATCAAAATAGTTCTGACGTATTTATAATTGTAATTCTAGATAGTATAAAAAAGTAAGAGCAGACCAAATATGGTTACCACATTGAAGCTCCAATTTCGGGAAAATTATCCTCATCTCAAAACATATTTCCAGCATATGTTGCAACCACACAACTCTCCTCGTCCTCACTCGCTACAAGGTTAACATTTTACTTCTGCTAAAGCGTAGCTTGCATAAGAAGAGAGCATATAAGTGTTGCCATAAATAGGAATATCCAAAAATCTACAGTGATGAGATAGAAGTTGCTAAGAACAACTTGCCAGCTAACTAAGCCGCTTTAGCTGTTTCGCGGGCCAATGCAAGTTTCGCGAGCAAACCAGACATTTGAAGATATGAGCCAACTCCATCACAAATCCTCATGTGAGCAAATCCAGTTTCCTGTAAAACCATCACAAGAGATTTCAGTGCTTGTTCAATTGCAAACTCTCTCAGCTTGCTCTTAAATTTTTAACTATGGTTTCATTAAGAAAGAAAtagaatccaagaaccacaaagGTGAAGAAATTTGGGCGTTGGCATCGTAAAAACCTTCATAAATTCTAACTTCAAATACTCGGGCATATCATAGTTCTTTATGATTCGGAATAGAGTGGTAATGATATCAGTTGGTGAATAACCCAAATCGTAAAGCTGCTTCAATCCAGTACAAGCATCATCAAATTTCCCCTCAATCACTTGGCGTACCATGTTTTTGACATGCAAGGGATGGGGCTGATCACAAACCTGGAGGTAACAAAACGGAGTTTTAGTTATTATTTACCATTTGAGATCAATGTAAACTCATTCTCCACTTCACGCACTGACCTTGAAAACATTTTCTTGATTAACAAACCCAAATCCACTGTTTGTGGCTTGCAAGTTGTTCAATGCTTGCCTCATATCACCATCAGCAGTGAAAATAATTGCTTCAAGACCTTCTGGAACATAAGGTACCTATAACAATATAAATAGTACGTTAAGTATCAGTAGATCTAAGTGTTTATCCCAATACTAGATAAAAGTTTCAAACTTTcttcaacaaaataaaacatGGCCACTTGCGTGTTATTGACATAATCATCTCATATTTGAGTCAGCGAAAAATGAATGGCAATAAGACAAAGTTTCAGGAGGAGTGCACAGGCAAGAAACAAGTTAGATAAACAGCAACCAAAAGTGCCGACCACAGGCACAGGGCACTACTAACTCTTTTCCACCAATTATGATGCACAATGACCATAACTTTTGCTATGCCAATGAGCAAGCGCAGACCATGGCAGATTTAAATCTTTTAGATCAGCTTTTTCTGAAAATAACGAAATCTTacaataagaaaagaaaagagagcaTTCTGCAAAACTGAGTCCTATTTCAAATGACTGAATATTTGACCTTAGGTATCAGCTTAATCACTTCATGAAGAAGacattcattaaaataaaaatggtgCAGTCATTGTCAATCTCTATGTCCAAACAGCAAAATAAGTGAAACTCTGCAGCCAAAGCATTTGATTTGAAGATCACAAGCATGTTGAACAATCTATCCAAGTTGGAATTTCCACTTCAATGAAAGCAGAAAGCGGTGTTTTCAATTACTTGCTAACAGAAAAATGTTAACTTTAGAAACGAGATTGACGTGAGGATGCATGAGATTGTAGATGAACCAGAAATCTAATTGAAAAGGGATTACCTTTTCTGCTTCAACCACCACCATGAGACGTCCAAGGATCTCTTGATCAGATAATCTAGAAAACCGAACAAGAGCACACCGACTCTGAATAGGCTCAATAATCTTTGATGAAGTGTTGCAAGCTAGCCCAAAACGTGTAGAATTAGAATATATTTCCATAGTCCTCCTCAAAGCTTGTTGAGCTCCTGAAGTCATGCTAATTTTCACCCAACACACAAAATCAGAAtttacattgatttttttttaaaagaccTTAATCACGATGAGTGCAAGAAAGACAGAGTTGAATAGGTCATTATCTATACAAGAATCATGCACGCACAAGATCCATATTGAGTAACTTAAGTCAGtttccctcccccccccccaacaaaaaacaaaaaacaaaaaaacaactTAAGTCAGTTAAGGACTACATGTGAACAAAAAGCCAAATGAACAAAAGCAAAGGATGCCATTGAATTTCCCTTAAAGAGAGACAGCCACTGAAATGATTAAGAGTAATCACCTGTCAGCTTCATCCAAAATTATTATCTTGTGCCTTCCAGGGGGCAATGTAACTTTCTTCTGGGCAAACATCTTTattttgtttctcacaacatcAATTCCTCTGGTAAAacataagaataaaaatttaagaaaagCAACAAGTAAATCCCATTCACATAAACCAGATACAAGAAAATACTTCACTACCTATCATCTGATGCGTTTAGCTCCAATACTGCCTCTCTATAATTTGGCCCTAGGAGTTCATGAGCAAGAGCCAATATGCTAGTAGTCTTACCAGTTCCAGGAGGACCCTGCAAGAACCAATCAAGGCTGATCGCTGAGAAAAACAATTATGAAAAGATGAAGCCCTAATTTCCATCTTCATAGATGTAAAATCAATTCATATACATATTCTTAATCAGGAATCCAAAGAGAAATTCATGTCAGCTCTTTATTTGATTAAAAGTCCCAATAGGTAAGCGGTTATAGGAATTAAGATAACATTACTTCTCATAAGTATCCAGAAGAAATAACAAATTCTTCTCAACAAACTCATGTTGGATAGATATCAATAAAAGTGACCAAATTCATCATATATGAGCAATCTTTCTTCATAACTTTTGGTTTCCTGGGCACAATTTCGCCATCTCAAACATA
It contains:
- the LOC130994691 gene encoding replication factor C subunit 2, which gives rise to MASASSSSGPEIPWVEKFRPTKVSDIVGNHEAVARLQVIARDGNMPNLILAGPPGTGKTTSILALAHELLGPNYREAVLELNASDDRGIDVVRNKIKMFAQKKVTLPPGRHKIIILDEADSMTSGAQQALRRTMEIYSNSTRFGLACNTSSKIIEPIQSRCALVRFSRLSDQEILGRLMVVVEAEKVPYVPEGLEAIIFTADGDMRQALNNLQATNSGFGFVNQENVFKVCDQPHPLHVKNMVRQVIEGKFDDACTGLKQLYDLGYSPTDIITTLFRIIKNYDMPEYLKLEFMKETGFAHMRICDGVGSYLQMSGLLAKLALARETAKAA